The DNA sequence GGCAAATTTTACTCTTATTTAAAACTTTACTTTTATTAAGTAAGGGCAAATCATACAGAtgttacttttatatttttttgatctcctcacattttaaaataagagtaattaatattttagaatattaaaatgaataattattgTACCTAAAAGGGAGAGgaggatattgaaatttttgaaattttttaaggaTTCTGTAATTAGATATGAAGCTGGACAACTTACCAAACGGCACcgttgaaaaagaaattattttgaatatgtGACACAATACCTTTTGTCACCATAATAGAGTAATATAATACCgatatatttttagtaaattAGTTAGAAATGAAAATGTTTGTTACCATTGatccaaataaattcaaaaaattttgccGCCAAACCTTACAAGgctattaattacaaaaatatgtgacaaaataaaagcttataactaattaaataaaccaATCACTAAAatgtgacccaaaaaaaaaagttttcgtCACAAATCATGTATATAGAGTGACAAAATTTGTCACTTAGATTGTTATAGGTCTAGTCAAGATTTTTATTAGAGAAAATCCACTATAtattagagaaaaggaaaaaaataaaataagaaagtcAATGGCATTTATTTCACGATCTCTAAACAAGACAAGTAGATCGTAAAGAAATCATATCAAAATCGAAACGTAACGTTTTTGGCTATAGAATCATTTATCAAATCTGTTGGTACATAGAACTGGCCCATATATAAAAAGTTTGGCGGTTTGAAACATGTATTTTGTTTGCATGAGATGTACATGTCACTCTCTTTATAAAATCATCTTTGCATGTCCTAAACTTGTCATTTGCTTGGACATAATATTCTGAGATGAGTAATCACTTCTCACCGCCCACTGTTTTCACATTCAAATGCCAAAAATTCATGATTTAGTTTTCTCCTCTTTGGATTTCGTAATCtagcttttttttcctttacctACTTAATGCAAGCTTATACACGTGTTTTCctctttattatctttttctgctatatatatatttctggtatatatatccacatacatATTGAAATGTTCTTCTGCAATATATAGACTTTTCAATCTTTTGCTTGGTGTGTTTGTATGTTCTAATCTCTGCTTTAATTGATCCAGAATGGAGAACAGTCCCATGCGTCAACAAATTGCTTCCATGAGGCAATCCCTCTTTGATgaggttttcttcttctttaaactaagtatttttcattttcactcTTTCCTAGTGGTAGAAACActtgttcaatatatatatatatatatatgtccttgTAATTAAGCTGGCAAAACCCTATTTAATTGTATGTTGTAGGAAATTCTTGACAATCATTATCTACAATTGGAGCAATTGGAAGATAGAGACAATCCCAACTTTGCAGAGGAGGTTATGACCTTGTATTGTAGGGACTCCACTAAAATCATAGCTTCTCTACACCAAATTCTGTGAGTTTTAAACCCttgatttcttcattttcttacttagtttttatcatttaattaaaataatttaatgataacTTACTATAGGGAGAAACCCGGTCCGATGGATGTGAATAAACTCGACAAATTCCTCCATCAACTCAAAGGAAGCAGCGCCAGGTTTTCTCCTATGTATAATAGTGATTTTGCATAGTGGACGTCTGTCTACGAAGactttctcatatatatatatatatatatatatgtatatagcaaAGAAGGATTTTCTGTAAAAGCATGAATGTTTGATGAAATTGAATTAATATGATGTTAATTGTATATTTGCAGTGTCGGCGCTAACAAAATAAGGAATGAAGTGAATCTGATGAGGGAATatgtaaaagaagaaaacattgAAAAGTACCTACCTACTTTGATTATGTTGTGGATCTCATTTATATTTGAGATtgaatatttgataatattggTTGATCAATTataacgatgatgatgatgataattatGGGGTTATTTATCCATTACTTTattctaaatatattataaacagGACTAAATCTGCCTTCCAGGAGCTCCAAATACAGCATGACATCCTGCGAGCTAAAATTGAACCTTATTTCCAGGTACTGTTTTCTGTTTCTTTCTGATAGAAGGTAACCTTCTCGTCTCTCTATTTCTTCGACCTTGacagttaataaataaatcaaactcatatattttagaaattatttaCTGGATGCCATCATCCAGATTATTTAGGGCATATAACATCTCATTGTATGTAATTCCAATAATATAATTTGTTAAGTACATATAATCGGACACTAGAGGCTTAAGCTTAACATATCAAATCATGTATTGTCTGAGTTGTGCAAATGACAAATTTAATTCGTTCCTTTCAGTTGCTGCGACAAGTTGGGCCTATTGAAACGGCTCAGCGACCCAAGTGATTACCTCGGTGGTGTTAATGCAACATTTAGACCCTTCTATGCGGTCCAAAGGAAGCCCCAAGATGTTTTAATCTTGTGTATTTTGACTCTTCAAagtacttttaaattttgtccTGTGTTGTTGTATATGAGGGAAGTTCCCTATATATAAACTTCCTTTTCTCAATCTGtaaaaatgctttgttttaatttcgTTGTCCAATTTATTGCTGTACTGTCTTACATTCTAAAGGGGTCCAATATATCTAAAACAGTAGGCAGACAGATAAATCTAAATCCACTTGTGCTCACATATGGCCTCTTATTTATCCATCCAATgccttttaattattaatattattattttgaagtaaTCCATCCAATACCTTAAAACTATATAAACAGCCTTTACAACTCTTTTTATCCATCCAATACcataaaactatatattatgttaaacacaagttttttttttttttcctttattacaAAATTAGTAGTGCATGATTGAGTTGTAGTATGcagaaaaacataaagaaaaagagCTCAAAAAAGCAAGGTAATAGgttggtaaataaaattgtttttcttttttttttaatttttcagttttattttGAACTAGAAAAGAGTAGAAAACCGAAATTAACTACAGACTTAACCCGAATCCCAGATTAAGCTTGTTCTGGTGTTGGGTTTTACTAACTAGTTGGTCTACAATATTCCCACCCCTTTGCGTATTAACATTAGCAGCACTGGCATGACCCAATTCCAATCCCAACCAAATCATACATTTGGGCCCTCCATAAGGTCTGcctcccaaaaaagaaaacttcaaTCTCTTTGTATCGACACTGACCCACCTATCAAAGTCCCTCAAAAGAGTTCTCTTCTCACTCCTCAAAGGCCGAATATGAAATACACCCACCTAGCATATTCATACAGCTACATAGTTATGTTTTAGTTATTTGCTGCTGAGCTTTGAAGGCTAGCAAGATTGAAGAATGCACCACGCTTGTGCTTTAGCTGAGCATATGTCCCTCTCTCCACCACCTTCCCATCTGCAACAACTGCAATGGAGTCCAAATTTTTGATGGTGTTAAGCCGATGAGCAATTACTATTGTAGTCCTTCCCACCATGATTCTGTCCAAAGCTTCTTGCACAACTTGCTCAGACTGAACATCCAGAGCACTCGTTGCTTCATCTAAAACAAGTATGGTCGGGTTCCGAATGATTGCTCTTGCTATTGCTATCCTTTGCTTTTGTCCTCCTGATAGCTGCACTCCTCTTTCACCACATTCTGTTTCATATCCATCTTTCAACGACCtgcaaatcaaaatatttttttgaccaACCATTTATTAGAATCGCCATAATTTCATTAATGTACGAAATTTCGGACACATAATTGAAAACTGTTATTTGTCACCGCTGATGACCCACTAGCGGACTAACAATTTAACTAGCCACGATACCACAATtaacaaaacttgaaaaaaaaaaaaaaaatgtaacttttttttgggcttaaaaTCTACTTACGATATGAATTCATGGGCATTGGCAGCTCTGGCAGCTTCCACAATCTCATTCTCTGAAGCATCAAGCTTTCCAAACATGATATTGTCACGAATGGTGCCAGAGTATATGACTGGTTCTTGGCTAACAAGAGCAGTGTGCTTTCTGTACCATTGAACATCTACTTCTCTTATGTCTACTCCATCCACTTTTACTGATCCTGCTTCTACATCATAGAATCTCAGAATCAACCCCACAACCGTTGATTTCCCACATCCACTTTTCCCAACAAGTCCAATACTTGTTCCTGCCTTCACCTCCAAGCTGAATTGGCGCAGAACCAGAGTCTCTGGCCTACTTGGGTATGCAAAATCCACCTTCTTCATCTCTATCCTGCCTGTGACTCTTTCTAACTTTGTTCCACTGTTTTCCTCTCCACCCTGAAaagcaaacaagaaaaaaacagaaacccAAATCTCAGTTTAGTGTTTGATAAAAGGGTATTGCTATTTTTGTCAATGAGAAGAATGGTTATGGGAGTGAAAATTCAATGCCACTTACATTGTGAGAACCTGAAATGAGTGAATGGCGGTCAAGAATCTCAAACACTGATGCAACTGCTGCTGAACCTTTGGCTAAATCAGATGTCATGCTTCCGGCTTCGGCTATGACTTTACCGGTGCTAACGAGTATGAAAAATGTCTTGAAAACATCCCCAGCTGATATCTGTCCCTTTTCTACTAGTGTGCCTCCATACCAGAAGTCCAGAGCCCATGACATGAATGTTAGGCACTGAGCTGACCCCATTCCGATCCCTGCTAGCCATGACCTCTTTCTTGCCTCTTTCCTTGGTGCTTCTTGAGCTTCGTCGAACAGTTCGAGTACTTTTCGAACACTTCCAAATGAAGTCACAATTCTGTGATTGTATACTGCTTCCACTGCAATTTGGGTGCTATGGTTTTGTGCCATGACAAAATTTGCTGAAATGCTGGACAGAAGAACTTTTCTTGTGTAGAAGCATAGAATTGTGAGAGGTTGGACTGCGATCATCACAAGTGCTAGCTTCCAAGCCACAACTAGACCCAATATCATGGCTATGGTCACGGCTGAAGCGGTTTGGACTAACAAGGATACTCTGTCAGCCACGAGGGATTTAACCATGGAAGCTTCATTGCTCAATCTTGAACACAATGCTCCACTTGAGTTCTGTTCCTCGTCGAACCAAGCTGTTTCGAATGTCAATATCTTCTCCAGCATTCTGAGGCGGATTCTTTTTGTTAGGCACTCTCCCATGTAGGCAAAGTTGTAGTGTTGCAAGAGATTTAGAATGATAGAGATCAATGTGAGTGAGCAGAAA is a window from the Ziziphus jujuba cultivar Dongzao chromosome 11, ASM3175591v1 genome containing:
- the LOC125419389 gene encoding pseudo histidine-containing phosphotransfer protein 5 isoform X2, which codes for MENSPMRQQIASMRQSLFDEEILDNHYLQLEQLEDRDNPNFAEEVMTLYCRDSTKIIASLHQILVGANKIRNEVNLMREYVKEENIEKTKSAFQELQIQHDILRAKIEPYFQLLRQVGPIETAQRPK
- the LOC125419389 gene encoding pseudo histidine-containing phosphotransfer protein 5 isoform X1; translated protein: MENSPMRQQIASMRQSLFDEEILDNHYLQLEQLEDRDNPNFAEEVMTLYCRDSTKIIASLHQILEKPGPMDVNKLDKFLHQLKGSSASVGANKIRNEVNLMREYVKEENIEKTKSAFQELQIQHDILRAKIEPYFQLLRQVGPIETAQRPK